The following proteins come from a genomic window of Gottfriedia acidiceleris:
- the purL gene encoding phosphoribosylformylglycinamidine synthase subunit PurL gives MSLLLEPNPIQIENDRIYATMGLTDEEFQLIKSIIGRNPNYTELGLFSVMWSEHCSYKNSKPLLRKFPISGEHVLQGPGEGAGIVDIGDEQAVVFKIESHNHPSAIEPYQGAATGVGGIIRDVFSMGARPVALLNSLRFGELETPRVKYLFEEVVAGIAGYGNCIGIPTVGGEVNFDPCYEGNPLVNAMCVGLINHKDIKKGQAHGAGNTVMYVGASTGRDGIHGATFASEELSDASDEKRPAVQVGDPFMEKLLLEACLEVVQNDALVGIQDMGAAGLTSSSAEMASKAGMGIEMNLDLVPQREAGMTAYEMMLSESQERMLLVVEKGREQEIVDLFEKYDLHAVSVGRVTDDKMLRLLHKGEVVAELPVDALAEEAPVYHKPSTEPAYYGEFQAMENYIPEISDSKETLKQLLSQPTIASKEWVYGQYDYMVRTNTVVAPGSDAAVIRIRDTKKALAMTTDCNARYLYLDPEVGGKIAVAEAARNVVCSGARPLAITDCLNFGNPEKPEIFWQLEKATDGMSEACNVLSTPVIGGNVSLYNETNGEAVYPTPVVGMVGLIEDVEHITTQNFKTAGDLIYVIGGAEAEFGGSELQKLLNGKIFGKAPSIDLAVESSRQEQILAAIQAGVVASAHDISEGGLAVAIAESTFGPSEVGATITIEGNEVVSLFSETQSRFLLSVKPEHKEQFEALVDAKLIGTVTEETSVTVRNENNETVLHASVDELKQAWKEAIPCLLK, from the coding sequence ATGTCGTTACTTCTTGAGCCAAATCCAATTCAAATTGAAAATGATAGAATTTATGCCACTATGGGCTTAACGGATGAAGAGTTTCAATTAATCAAATCAATTATTGGTCGCAATCCGAACTATACAGAGCTTGGATTATTCTCAGTAATGTGGTCTGAACATTGTAGTTATAAAAACTCAAAACCTTTATTACGTAAATTCCCAATAAGCGGTGAGCATGTTTTACAAGGACCAGGTGAAGGAGCAGGTATTGTTGATATTGGCGATGAGCAAGCTGTAGTATTTAAAATCGAAAGCCATAATCACCCTTCTGCAATTGAACCATACCAAGGTGCTGCAACTGGTGTAGGTGGAATTATTCGTGACGTATTTTCAATGGGAGCACGTCCTGTTGCACTTCTAAATTCTTTACGATTCGGTGAATTAGAAACTCCAAGAGTTAAATATTTATTTGAAGAAGTTGTTGCAGGTATTGCTGGATATGGAAACTGTATTGGTATTCCAACAGTTGGTGGAGAAGTAAACTTCGATCCATGTTACGAAGGAAATCCTTTAGTAAATGCAATGTGTGTTGGATTAATCAATCATAAAGATATTAAAAAAGGTCAAGCGCATGGTGCTGGAAATACAGTAATGTACGTTGGTGCTTCAACTGGACGTGACGGAATTCATGGTGCAACTTTTGCTTCTGAAGAGTTATCTGATGCATCTGATGAGAAACGCCCAGCGGTACAAGTAGGCGATCCATTTATGGAGAAGTTATTACTTGAAGCATGTTTAGAAGTTGTTCAAAATGACGCTCTTGTTGGTATTCAAGATATGGGTGCAGCTGGATTAACATCTTCATCTGCTGAGATGGCTTCAAAAGCAGGAATGGGAATTGAGATGAATCTTGATTTAGTTCCTCAACGTGAAGCTGGTATGACAGCTTACGAAATGATGTTATCTGAATCTCAAGAACGTATGTTACTAGTTGTAGAAAAAGGTAGAGAGCAAGAAATCGTAGACTTATTTGAAAAGTATGATCTACATGCTGTATCTGTAGGACGTGTTACAGACGATAAGATGCTTCGCTTACTTCATAAAGGTGAGGTTGTAGCTGAATTACCTGTAGATGCTCTTGCTGAAGAAGCTCCAGTATATCATAAGCCATCAACTGAACCTGCATATTATGGTGAGTTCCAAGCGATGGAAAACTATATCCCTGAAATTAGTGATTCAAAAGAAACGTTAAAACAATTACTTTCTCAACCTACAATCGCAAGTAAAGAGTGGGTTTACGGTCAATATGATTACATGGTTCGTACAAATACAGTAGTTGCTCCAGGTTCAGATGCTGCAGTAATCAGAATTCGTGATACAAAAAAAGCTCTAGCAATGACTACTGACTGTAATGCACGCTACTTATATTTAGATCCTGAAGTTGGTGGGAAAATTGCAGTAGCAGAAGCAGCTCGTAATGTAGTTTGTTCAGGTGCTCGTCCACTTGCAATTACAGATTGCTTAAACTTCGGAAATCCTGAAAAACCTGAGATTTTCTGGCAGTTAGAAAAAGCAACAGATGGTATGAGTGAAGCTTGTAATGTATTAAGTACTCCAGTAATCGGTGGTAACGTATCATTATATAACGAAACAAATGGTGAAGCAGTTTACCCAACTCCTGTAGTTGGTATGGTAGGTCTAATTGAAGATGTCGAGCATATCACGACACAAAACTTTAAAACTGCTGGAGATTTAATTTATGTAATCGGCGGAGCAGAAGCTGAATTCGGTGGAAGTGAGCTTCAAAAATTATTAAATGGCAAAATCTTTGGTAAAGCACCAAGTATTGATTTAGCTGTTGAATCTAGTCGCCAAGAGCAAATTCTTGCTGCTATTCAAGCAGGTGTAGTTGCTTCAGCACACGATATTTCTGAGGGCGGTTTAGCTGTAGCGATTGCAGAAAGCACATTTGGTCCGTCAGAAGTTGGTGCAACTATTACGATCGAAGGAAATGAAGTTGTTTCATTATTTAGCGAAACTCAATCACGTTTCTTACTTTCAGTTAAACCTGAACATAAAGAACAATTCGAAGCATTAGTAGATGCAAAGTTAATCGGTACAGTTACAGAAGAAACATCAGTAACAGTTCGTAATGAAAACAATGAAACAGTTCTTCATGCTTCAGTTGATGAACTCAAACAAGCTTGGAAAGAGGCGATCCCATGCTTGCTGAAATAA
- the purF gene encoding amidophosphoribosyltransferase gives MLAEIKGLNEECGIFGIWGHTDAAQISYYGLHSLQHRGQEGAGIVVTNGNELEGAKGLGLITEVFSKGQLNDLHGKAAIGHVRYATAGGGGYENVQPLLFQSHTGSIALAHNGNLVNASRLRKDLEMQGSIFQTTSDTEVLAHLIKRNGSAPLKDSIKASLNMIKGAFAYLVLTKDAMYVALDPNGFRPLALAKLGDAYVVASETCAFDVVGAKYIRDINPGELLIISDNGVETDQFTSSVNHTICSMEYIYFSRPDSNIDNINVHAARKNMGRVLAKEAPVEADVVIGVPDSSISAAVGYAEESGIPYELGLIKNRYVARTFIQPSQELREQGVKMKLSPVRSIVEGKRVVMVDDSIVRGTTSRRIVQMLRDAGASEVHVRIGAPPLKNPCYYGIDTSTREELIAATNTIEEICEEIGADSLEFISLEGLLDAIGRNHEGPNRGQCTACFTGKYPTVIYDENELVHSHN, from the coding sequence ATGCTTGCTGAAATAAAAGGACTAAACGAAGAGTGTGGAATATTTGGAATTTGGGGGCATACAGATGCTGCCCAAATCTCCTACTATGGTCTTCATAGCTTACAACATAGAGGCCAAGAAGGAGCTGGAATTGTTGTAACGAATGGGAATGAACTTGAAGGTGCAAAGGGACTTGGCTTAATAACAGAAGTTTTCAGTAAAGGTCAATTAAATGATTTACACGGAAAAGCTGCTATTGGTCATGTTCGTTATGCAACTGCAGGCGGAGGCGGCTATGAAAATGTTCAGCCTCTATTATTCCAATCTCATACTGGAAGCATTGCTCTTGCTCATAATGGTAATTTAGTAAATGCTTCAAGATTACGTAAAGACTTAGAGATGCAAGGTAGTATTTTTCAAACTACTTCTGATACTGAAGTACTTGCACATTTAATTAAACGAAATGGTTCTGCTCCATTAAAAGATAGCATTAAAGCATCTTTAAATATGATCAAAGGAGCTTTCGCTTACTTAGTTCTAACAAAAGATGCAATGTATGTAGCACTAGATCCAAATGGCTTTAGACCATTGGCGTTAGCTAAACTAGGTGACGCTTATGTTGTAGCTTCAGAGACGTGTGCATTTGATGTAGTCGGAGCTAAATATATTCGAGATATTAATCCGGGAGAATTACTTATTATTTCAGACAATGGAGTGGAAACTGATCAGTTTACTTCATCAGTTAATCACACAATTTGTAGTATGGAATATATTTATTTCTCTCGTCCTGATAGCAATATTGATAATATCAATGTTCATGCTGCACGTAAAAATATGGGACGTGTATTAGCTAAAGAAGCTCCTGTTGAAGCAGACGTAGTAATCGGTGTTCCGGATTCAAGTATTTCAGCAGCAGTTGGTTACGCAGAAGAATCTGGTATTCCATATGAACTTGGATTGATTAAAAATCGGTACGTAGCTCGCACATTTATTCAACCTTCTCAAGAACTTAGAGAGCAAGGAGTTAAGATGAAACTTTCTCCAGTTCGTTCGATTGTTGAAGGGAAACGTGTAGTAATGGTAGATGATTCAATTGTTCGTGGAACTACAAGCCGCCGAATCGTACAAATGTTACGTGATGCAGGTGCAAGTGAAGTTCATGTACGTATTGGCGCACCACCATTAAAAAATCCTTGTTATTACGGTATTGACACTTCTACAAGAGAAGAGTTAATTGCTGCAACTAATACAATAGAAGAAATTTGCGAAGAAATTGGTGCAGATTCATTAGAATTTATTAGTTTAGAAGGATTACTAGATGCTATTGGTAGAAATCATGAGGGACCAAATAGAGGACAATGTACTGCTTGCTTTACAGGGAAGTATCCAACAGTAATCTATGATGAAAATGAATTAGTACATTCTCATAATTAA
- the purM gene encoding phosphoribosylformylglycinamidine cyclo-ligase yields the protein MANAYKQAGVDIEAGYEAVNRMKKHVQKTMRQEVLSGLGGFGGMFDLSKFNYKEPVLVSGTDGVGTKLKLAFQMDRHDTIGIDAVAMCVNDIVVQGAEPLFFLDYLAVGKAVPERIEQIVKGVSDGCVQAGCSLVGGETAEMPGMYPEDEYDIAGFAVGIVDKPKLVTGQSIKEGDILLGISSNGIHSNGYSLVRKVLLEKGGLTLDQHIDKLGHTLGEELLRPTKIYVKPILNVLKKFEVKGMAHITGGGFIENIPRMLPEGIGAEIDYGSWPIQPIFDLLEEIGELKREEMFNIFNMGIGMVLAVNEENLHDTIKLLEEDGEKVFIIGRTKAGEGVTFGGGSL from the coding sequence ATGGCGAATGCATATAAACAAGCTGGAGTAGATATCGAAGCTGGCTATGAAGCAGTGAACAGAATGAAGAAACACGTTCAAAAAACAATGCGTCAAGAAGTTCTTAGTGGATTAGGAGGATTTGGAGGAATGTTTGATCTTTCCAAATTCAACTATAAGGAACCGGTTCTTGTATCAGGGACAGATGGAGTAGGAACAAAATTAAAATTAGCTTTCCAAATGGACCGTCACGATACGATTGGCATTGATGCAGTCGCGATGTGTGTGAATGATATTGTGGTTCAAGGAGCTGAGCCTTTATTTTTCCTAGATTACTTAGCAGTTGGCAAAGCTGTACCTGAACGAATTGAGCAAATTGTAAAAGGTGTATCTGATGGTTGTGTTCAAGCAGGTTGCTCATTAGTCGGTGGAGAAACTGCAGAGATGCCTGGTATGTATCCAGAAGATGAATATGATATTGCTGGTTTTGCAGTAGGGATTGTTGACAAGCCGAAGCTTGTAACAGGACAAAGCATTAAAGAAGGAGATATCTTATTAGGAATCTCATCAAACGGGATTCATAGTAATGGATATTCTCTAGTTCGTAAGGTTTTATTAGAAAAAGGTGGCTTAACGCTTGATCAACACATTGATAAATTAGGTCATACTTTAGGCGAAGAACTACTACGCCCAACTAAAATTTATGTAAAACCAATCTTAAATGTACTAAAAAAGTTTGAAGTAAAAGGTATGGCACATATTACTGGTGGTGGGTTTATTGAAAATATCCCAAGAATGCTTCCAGAAGGAATCGGTGCAGAAATTGATTACGGTTCATGGCCAATCCAACCAATCTTTGATTTATTAGAAGAGATTGGTGAATTGAAGCGCGAAGAAATGTTTAATATTTTTAATATGGGTATTGGAATGGTTCTTGCAGTTAATGAAGAGAACTTACATGACACTATTAAACTATTAGAAGAAGACGGAGAAAAAGTATTTATTATCGGAAGAACAAAAGCAGGTGAAGGTGTAACCTTTGGCGGAGGTTCTCTGTAA
- the purN gene encoding phosphoribosylglycinamide formyltransferase encodes MKKIAVFASGNGSNFQAILNATLSGEVNAEVKLLVCDRPNAFCIERAKQANIPSFIFSAKNYETKEQYESEIIAHLKELSVEFIVLAGYMRLIGPTILDSFPGKIVNIHPSFLPLFPGKDAIGQALLAGVESTGVTVHYVDEGMDTGPIIAQEEILIEKGDSKESLEQKVHSVEHVLYVQTLKKLFS; translated from the coding sequence ATGAAGAAGATTGCCGTATTTGCGTCAGGAAATGGCAGTAACTTTCAGGCCATTCTTAATGCAACTCTAAGCGGAGAAGTGAATGCTGAAGTGAAATTGCTTGTTTGTGATCGTCCAAATGCATTTTGTATCGAAAGAGCAAAGCAAGCAAATATTCCATCATTTATATTTTCAGCGAAAAACTATGAAACAAAAGAGCAGTATGAAAGTGAAATTATTGCCCATCTTAAAGAGTTAAGTGTCGAATTTATCGTATTAGCGGGTTATATGAGATTGATTGGTCCGACAATTTTAGACTCATTTCCTGGGAAAATAGTAAATATTCATCCTTCATTTCTACCATTATTTCCTGGAAAAGACGCAATTGGTCAAGCTCTCCTAGCAGGTGTCGAATCGACTGGTGTAACGGTTCATTATGTCGATGAAGGAATGGATACTGGTCCAATTATTGCGCAAGAAGAAATTCTGATTGAAAAGGGAGATTCTAAGGAGTCCCTTGAGCAGAAGGTTCATAGTGTGGAGCATGTTTTATATGTGCAAACACTAAAAAAATTGTTTAGTTAA